A single region of the Lentisphaera araneosa HTCC2155 genome encodes:
- a CDS encoding 3-isopropylmalate dehydratase small subunit: protein MNTIIKGKAFVLGDNIDTDQIIPAKYLSYDPSNPEEKKYFGKFALFGVPEGESGYPGGDIRYVSEGFESDYNIIIAGENFGCGSSREHAPFALAEAGAEIVVAQSFARIYFRNSVNGGYLVPSETPVKINEEIATGEEIEINLDNNKLKNLTSGKEYDLNPLGDIKAIMEAGDVFKYAKQMGE from the coding sequence GTGAATACAATTATTAAAGGTAAAGCATTTGTTCTCGGCGATAATATCGACACGGATCAAATCATTCCTGCAAAATATCTTTCTTATGACCCTTCAAATCCAGAAGAGAAAAAGTACTTCGGTAAATTTGCCCTTTTCGGTGTGCCAGAAGGTGAATCGGGTTACCCAGGTGGTGACATTCGCTACGTAAGTGAAGGTTTTGAATCTGACTACAATATCATTATCGCGGGTGAAAACTTCGGTTGTGGCTCTTCACGTGAGCACGCACCTTTCGCTCTTGCAGAAGCTGGTGCAGAAATCGTCGTCGCTCAATCTTTTGCGCGTATTTACTTCCGTAATAGCGTTAATGGTGGCTACCTCGTTCCTTCTGAGACACCGGTAAAAATCAACGAAGAAATCGCTACTGGCGAAGAAATCGAAATCAATCTTGATAATAATAAACTAAAGAATCTGACTTCAGGTAAAGAATACGATCTCAATCCACTTGGCGATATTAAAGCCATTATGGAAGCTGGCGACGTTTTCAAATACGCTAAGCAGATGGGAGAATAA
- a CDS encoding 3-isopropylmalate dehydratase large subunit, which yields MGMTLTEKIIANAAGRDSVKAGENVWVDVNVLMTHDVCGPGTIGIFKDKFGADAKVFDKENVVIIPDHYIFTEDKRALRNIDILTDFAKEQDIPNYYQPGTDNYMGVCHVTLPEKGHVRPGEIILGTDSHTCTHGALGAFATGIGNTDAAFTMGTGRTWLKIPETIKFVLNGKLPKTMMAKDLILHMIGEIGFSGATYCAMEFEGPVIDELSIEERMTICNMAIEAGGKNGVIAADAKVEAYVKERTDVPYTLFKADADADYKDVYEINCSELEPTVAIPSAPDKRKGVSEIAGTDLTRAYIGSCTGGKTEDFAAAAEIMYGQKVAMDTFVVPSTTFVEKDLNTLKFKDKTYMEIFLEAGCRIGPPGCAACLGGPEDTFGRTHAEEIVVSTTNRNFPGRMGSMQAKVYLASPYVAAASALTGVITKPDSYLED from the coding sequence ATGGGAATGACCTTAACTGAAAAAATTATTGCCAATGCAGCAGGGCGCGACTCTGTGAAAGCAGGCGAGAATGTATGGGTAGACGTCAACGTCTTGATGACCCATGATGTTTGTGGACCGGGTACAATCGGTATCTTTAAAGATAAATTTGGTGCTGACGCCAAAGTCTTTGATAAAGAGAACGTCGTGATTATTCCTGATCACTACATTTTTACTGAAGACAAAAGAGCGCTTCGTAACATCGATATCCTCACAGACTTTGCTAAAGAGCAAGATATTCCTAATTATTACCAGCCAGGTACAGATAATTACATGGGTGTATGCCACGTGACTCTTCCTGAAAAAGGGCATGTTCGCCCAGGTGAAATTATTCTCGGAACGGACTCACACACTTGTACTCACGGTGCACTTGGTGCTTTCGCTACAGGTATTGGTAACACAGATGCTGCTTTCACAATGGGAACTGGCCGTACTTGGTTAAAAATTCCTGAGACCATCAAATTTGTTCTCAATGGCAAGCTTCCAAAAACAATGATGGCAAAAGACCTCATCCTTCACATGATTGGTGAAATTGGTTTTTCTGGTGCGACTTACTGTGCTATGGAATTCGAAGGTCCAGTTATTGATGAACTCTCTATCGAAGAACGCATGACTATCTGTAACATGGCGATTGAAGCTGGTGGTAAAAATGGCGTCATCGCTGCGGATGCAAAAGTAGAAGCTTATGTTAAAGAGCGTACTGATGTTCCTTATACACTTTTCAAAGCTGATGCGGATGCAGACTACAAAGACGTTTACGAAATCAATTGTTCAGAACTCGAGCCCACAGTAGCGATTCCTTCAGCTCCAGATAAACGTAAAGGCGTTAGCGAGATCGCAGGTACGGATCTGACTCGTGCTTATATCGGTTCTTGTACGGGTGGTAAGACGGAAGACTTTGCAGCAGCTGCAGAAATTATGTACGGTCAAAAAGTGGCCATGGATACTTTCGTCGTGCCTTCAACAACTTTCGTAGAAAAAGACCTTAATACACTCAAGTTTAAAGACAAAACCTACATGGAAATTTTCCTTGAAGCGGGTTGTCGTATTGGACCTCCGGGTTGTGCAGCCTGTCTCGGTGGACCTGAAGATACTTTTGGGCGTACTCATGCAGAAGAAATCGTTGTTTCTACAACGAACCGTAACTTCCCTGGTCGTATGGGTTCTATGCAAGCAAAAGTTTATCTCGCATCTCCTTACGTTGCGGCAGCTAGTGCACTCACTGGCGTGATCACAAAACCTGATTCATATTTAGAGGATTAA
- a CDS encoding helix-turn-helix domain-containing protein — protein MKDYDWAELVSDIIGHLHMTQSQLAEKCMVTQQTISNWKNGSRKPGMYAQDKIFALSQQANLELSNYVEINNWEELDPKDMIRTCLKGLKQEQKKIALHMLLTLTEDFRQQNLSE, from the coding sequence ATGAAAGATTATGACTGGGCAGAATTAGTAAGCGATATCATTGGGCATTTGCACATGACCCAATCTCAGCTGGCAGAAAAGTGTATGGTGACACAACAAACCATCTCAAACTGGAAGAATGGCTCGAGAAAGCCAGGAATGTATGCACAAGATAAAATCTTTGCGCTGAGCCAACAGGCAAATCTTGAATTGAGTAATTATGTAGAAATCAATAATTGGGAAGAACTCGACCCCAAAGACATGATCCGAACATGCCTCAAAGGCCTCAAACAAGAGCAAAAAAAGATCGCTTTGCATATGCTCCTCACCCTTACCGAAGACTTCCGCCAACAAAACCTCTCGGAGTAA